The Puntigrus tetrazona isolate hp1 chromosome 4, ASM1883169v1, whole genome shotgun sequence genome includes a window with the following:
- the erf gene encoding ETS domain-containing transcription factor ERF isoform X1: MKTPGDTGFAFPDWAYKPESSPGSRQIQLWHFILELLRKEEYHDVIAWQGDYGEFVIKDPDEVARLWGARKCKPQMNYDKLSRALRYYYNKRILHKTKGKRFTYKFNFNKLVLVNYPFIDMGSAGSGVPQSAPPVPSGVSTHFRFPPSTPSDVLSPSEELRSPGVFSAVPRRIARGSVSDCSDGTSTNSELEETGLAPGDERPADRAFRNLLHPRLSHDSLFRVYGAPPNPTGLPRSGPHAPPHRVHPEPLSPFPVSPLPGPGGLLAPALSPALSMTPTSHMAYTPSPSLSPMLGSHFSFNPEDMKRYLQAHTQSVYNYHLSPRAFLHYPNIVIPQPQRPDKGLGAPAGVGPHLSSHPLHHQAEEPHLSPFKFKLQPPPLGRKQREGPNLTGANSGSAVASFSYSGEPGSASNSASSGMMTNNSTPAGPPKIKVEPISDMESEEEVEVTDISEEEQEDDECDVFSPPHTNGGLAPPPNHDRMTDDDDLEEDVFKTPAAPTSGLGVNLLGLKAEPRELNLVQGAPISPGGTRCIPLKLRFKRRWSEDQRMEAGTEEAEDKKSRAEREELSQDMEPKLGEENGERKSPETLAAPLGTGQRRVSSELQRATAQLSLENNVC; the protein is encoded by the exons GGTTTGCCTTCCCAGACTGGGCCTACAAGCCGGAGTCGAGTCCTGGTTCCAGACAGATCCAGCTCTGGCACTTCATCCTGGAGCTGCTGCGGAAGGAGGAGTACCATGATGTCATCGCCTGGCAGGGGGATTATGGCGAATTCGTCATCAAAGACCCGGACGAGGTGGCACGACTGTGGGGCGCCCGCAAGTGCAAGCCCCAGATGAATTATGACAAGCTCAGCCGAGCGCTCAG ATACTACTACAACAAAAGGATCTTGCACAAGACCAAAGGGAAAAGATTCACCTACAAGTTCAACTTCAACAAGCTGGTTCTGGTCAACTATCCGTTTATTGACATGGGCTCTGCAG GTTCTGGTGTTCCACAAAGTGCACCGCCTGTCCCATCAGGTGTAAGCACTCATTTCCGCTTCCCTCCATCCACGCCATCAGACGTCCTTTCTCCCAGTGAGGAACTGCGTAGTCCCGGTGTCTTCAGTGCTGTGCCTCGGCGCATAGCTCGTGGCTCCGTCTCCGACTGCAGCGATGGCACCTCCACCAACTCGGAGCTTGAGGAAACTGGCCTAGCTCCCGGTGATGAGCGCCCGGCCGACCGTGCCTTCAGAAACCTGCTCCATCCGCGCCTGTCCCACGATTCATTGTTCCGTGTCTACGGTGCACCTCCCAACCCAACTGGGCTCCCCAGGAGCGGGCCCCATGCTCCCCCACACAGGGTCCACCCCGAACCCTTGTCTCCATTCCCAGTGTCCCCCCTCCCAGGCCCTGGAGGCTTGCTGGCTCCTGCTCTTTCTCCAGCTCTCTCCATGACCCCTACATCTCACATGGCCTACACACCTTCTCCATCCCTGTCACCCATGCTGGGCTCCCACTTCTCGTTCAATCCAGAAGACATGAAGCGTTACCTGCAAGCTCACACTCAGAGTGTCTACAACTATCATTTGAGTCCCCGTGCGTTCTTGCACTATCCCAATATCGTCATCCCCCAGCCTCAGCGCCCAGACAAGGGACTAGGAGCACCAGCGGGTGTAGGTCCACACCTGTCAAGTCACCCTCTGCACCATCAGGCTGAGGAGCCTCATCTATCTCCGTTCAAGTTTAAGTTGCAGCCACCACCGCTGGGGCGCAAACAGAGAGAAGGGCCAAACCTGACAGGAGCAAATTCTGGAAGCGCTGTTGCTTCCTTCTCTTACAGCGGGGAGCCTGGTTCAGCCTCAAACTCTGCTTCATCTGGAATGATGACCAACAACTCAACCCCAGCTGGACCACCAAAGATCAAG GTTGAGCCTATCTCAGACATGGAGTCGGAGGAAGAAGTTGAGGTCACCGACATTAGTGAGGAGGAGCAAGAAGACGATGAATGTGATGTCTTTTCCCCTCCCCATACCAATGGTGGCCTCGCCCCTCCACCCAACCACGATCGCatgactgatgatgatgatctcGAGGAAGATGTCTTCAAGACCCCAGCTGCCCCTACCTCAGGGCTTGGGGTAAATCTTTTAGGTCTTAAAGCAGAACCCCGAGAGCTAAACCTGGTTCAGGGCGCTCCCATTAGCCCCGGGGGTACGCGCTGCATCCCTCTGAAGCTGCGTTTTAAACGTCGCTGGAGTGAGGACCAGCGAATGGAGGCGGGAACCGAAGAGGCTGAGGACAAGAAGAGCAGGGCAGAGAGGGAAGAACTTAGCCAGGATATGGAGCCTAAACTAGGGGAAGAAAATGGAGAGAGGAAGAGTCCGGAGACTTTGGCTGCACCTCTAGGGACGGGCCAGAGGAGGGTGAGCTCTGAGCTGCAGCGAGCCACAGCACAGCTGTCATTAGAAAACAACGTTTGCTGA
- the erf gene encoding ETS domain-containing transcription factor ERF isoform X2, whose protein sequence is MKTPGDTDWAYKPESSPGSRQIQLWHFILELLRKEEYHDVIAWQGDYGEFVIKDPDEVARLWGARKCKPQMNYDKLSRALRYYYNKRILHKTKGKRFTYKFNFNKLVLVNYPFIDMGSAGSGVPQSAPPVPSGVSTHFRFPPSTPSDVLSPSEELRSPGVFSAVPRRIARGSVSDCSDGTSTNSELEETGLAPGDERPADRAFRNLLHPRLSHDSLFRVYGAPPNPTGLPRSGPHAPPHRVHPEPLSPFPVSPLPGPGGLLAPALSPALSMTPTSHMAYTPSPSLSPMLGSHFSFNPEDMKRYLQAHTQSVYNYHLSPRAFLHYPNIVIPQPQRPDKGLGAPAGVGPHLSSHPLHHQAEEPHLSPFKFKLQPPPLGRKQREGPNLTGANSGSAVASFSYSGEPGSASNSASSGMMTNNSTPAGPPKIKVEPISDMESEEEVEVTDISEEEQEDDECDVFSPPHTNGGLAPPPNHDRMTDDDDLEEDVFKTPAAPTSGLGVNLLGLKAEPRELNLVQGAPISPGGTRCIPLKLRFKRRWSEDQRMEAGTEEAEDKKSRAEREELSQDMEPKLGEENGERKSPETLAAPLGTGQRRVSSELQRATAQLSLENNVC, encoded by the exons ACTGGGCCTACAAGCCGGAGTCGAGTCCTGGTTCCAGACAGATCCAGCTCTGGCACTTCATCCTGGAGCTGCTGCGGAAGGAGGAGTACCATGATGTCATCGCCTGGCAGGGGGATTATGGCGAATTCGTCATCAAAGACCCGGACGAGGTGGCACGACTGTGGGGCGCCCGCAAGTGCAAGCCCCAGATGAATTATGACAAGCTCAGCCGAGCGCTCAG ATACTACTACAACAAAAGGATCTTGCACAAGACCAAAGGGAAAAGATTCACCTACAAGTTCAACTTCAACAAGCTGGTTCTGGTCAACTATCCGTTTATTGACATGGGCTCTGCAG GTTCTGGTGTTCCACAAAGTGCACCGCCTGTCCCATCAGGTGTAAGCACTCATTTCCGCTTCCCTCCATCCACGCCATCAGACGTCCTTTCTCCCAGTGAGGAACTGCGTAGTCCCGGTGTCTTCAGTGCTGTGCCTCGGCGCATAGCTCGTGGCTCCGTCTCCGACTGCAGCGATGGCACCTCCACCAACTCGGAGCTTGAGGAAACTGGCCTAGCTCCCGGTGATGAGCGCCCGGCCGACCGTGCCTTCAGAAACCTGCTCCATCCGCGCCTGTCCCACGATTCATTGTTCCGTGTCTACGGTGCACCTCCCAACCCAACTGGGCTCCCCAGGAGCGGGCCCCATGCTCCCCCACACAGGGTCCACCCCGAACCCTTGTCTCCATTCCCAGTGTCCCCCCTCCCAGGCCCTGGAGGCTTGCTGGCTCCTGCTCTTTCTCCAGCTCTCTCCATGACCCCTACATCTCACATGGCCTACACACCTTCTCCATCCCTGTCACCCATGCTGGGCTCCCACTTCTCGTTCAATCCAGAAGACATGAAGCGTTACCTGCAAGCTCACACTCAGAGTGTCTACAACTATCATTTGAGTCCCCGTGCGTTCTTGCACTATCCCAATATCGTCATCCCCCAGCCTCAGCGCCCAGACAAGGGACTAGGAGCACCAGCGGGTGTAGGTCCACACCTGTCAAGTCACCCTCTGCACCATCAGGCTGAGGAGCCTCATCTATCTCCGTTCAAGTTTAAGTTGCAGCCACCACCGCTGGGGCGCAAACAGAGAGAAGGGCCAAACCTGACAGGAGCAAATTCTGGAAGCGCTGTTGCTTCCTTCTCTTACAGCGGGGAGCCTGGTTCAGCCTCAAACTCTGCTTCATCTGGAATGATGACCAACAACTCAACCCCAGCTGGACCACCAAAGATCAAG GTTGAGCCTATCTCAGACATGGAGTCGGAGGAAGAAGTTGAGGTCACCGACATTAGTGAGGAGGAGCAAGAAGACGATGAATGTGATGTCTTTTCCCCTCCCCATACCAATGGTGGCCTCGCCCCTCCACCCAACCACGATCGCatgactgatgatgatgatctcGAGGAAGATGTCTTCAAGACCCCAGCTGCCCCTACCTCAGGGCTTGGGGTAAATCTTTTAGGTCTTAAAGCAGAACCCCGAGAGCTAAACCTGGTTCAGGGCGCTCCCATTAGCCCCGGGGGTACGCGCTGCATCCCTCTGAAGCTGCGTTTTAAACGTCGCTGGAGTGAGGACCAGCGAATGGAGGCGGGAACCGAAGAGGCTGAGGACAAGAAGAGCAGGGCAGAGAGGGAAGAACTTAGCCAGGATATGGAGCCTAAACTAGGGGAAGAAAATGGAGAGAGGAAGAGTCCGGAGACTTTGGCTGCACCTCTAGGGACGGGCCAGAGGAGGGTGAGCTCTGAGCTGCAGCGAGCCACAGCACAGCTGTCATTAGAAAACAACGTTTGCTGA